The Asticcacaulis sp. EMRT-3 region CCGTCTTGCCAATGCGAACGTCCTGGTACGGCTGGTCGGGTTTAAAGGTCCACGGAATAGCGCTGACATTCGCATCAAAATGGACACGTATGAGCTGGTTGCTGGCTGTCTTCGGTGCGGAATTCACCCGGCTTTGTGCACCGGTCTGGACGGAAAGCGGGCAAAACAGGCGGTAAAGCGGCACAGCCGCGAAAGCCGCCGCGCCCATAAACACAAAAGCGCCGACCAGCATCAGAACAAGACGGGTGTTTTTCTTAGGATCGACCATGCCTACTCCTCAGGAG contains the following coding sequences:
- a CDS encoding cytochrome c oxidase assembly protein, encoding MVDPKKNTRLVLMLVGAFVFMGAAAFAAVPLYRLFCPLSVQTGAQSRVNSAPKTASNQLIRVHFDANVSAIPWTFKPDQPYQDVRIGKTAMAYFTVTNNAKTAITGRATYNIQPDILHDYFLKLQCFCFTDETLQAGETKRFPVVYFLDPKMLKDPDAKNVPDVTLSYTYFKVKPGQ